The Burkholderia pyrrocinia genomic sequence ACCGGATCGCGGATCAGCACGCACCGGTGACCGTCGGCGAGATCCCGAGGGTGCCGCGGTTCGCCATGATGCGCGACGTACGCGGCCGACGCGCAGGTGAGCACGCGCGTCTCGAGCAGCAGCCGCGCGCGGTATGACGACGGCTCCGGAATGCCGAAGCGCACCGCCACGTCGAAGCCGTCGGCGACGAGATCGCCCATCCGGTCGCGCACGCTGATCTCGACGGACAGTTCAGGGAAGCGGTCGAGGAATTCCGCTATCCGCGGCGCCAGCACATAGTGGCCGAACGTACCGTCCACGTTGACCCGCAGCCGCCCCCTGACGCGCGCCCTGGAACGGCCGGCGTCGACCGCCGCCTCCTCGATGCCGGCCAGCAGCGGCGCGACCGCCTCGTAAAAGCGCCGCCCTTCGTCGGTCAGCGTGATCGCGCGCGCCGTCCGGTTGAAGATCCGGATGCCGACGCGTTCTTCCAGCCGCGCGACGGCGCGGCTCACGGCCGGTTGCGTCAGCCCCATCGCCTCGCCCGCGCGCGCGAAGGTGCCGGCCTCGATCACCGCCGAGAGCACACCGATACCGCTCAGGAGCCTGCTGTCGAATGCCATGAGACATACTTTTAGTCATTCTTGATCTGATCATTATTCATTATTTTTATTGATCGAGGAAGCCTACATTAGTCCTGTCGCCGGCTCGTACGGCACTCACGAACCAAGGAGCAGGACATGAGCACATCGGAAAAGGTCGCCCTCGTCACGGGTTCATCGCGCGGCATCGGCGCGGAAATCGCCCGCCGTCTCGCCCGGGACGGTTTCAGGGTCGTCGTGAACTATGCCGGCAGCGCCGGCCCCGCGCAGGAAGTGGTCGACGCGATCGTCGCCGACGGCGGCGAAGCCGTCGCGGTGCAGGCGGACGTCGCCGACCCGGCGGCGACCGCCGCGCTGTTCGACACGGCCGAGCGCGCGTTCGGCCGCGTCGACGTGGTCGTCAACAGCGCGGGCGTGATGAAGCTCGCCGCGATCGCCGACGTCGACGACGCAGACTTCGACCAGATCGTCGCGATCAACCTGAAGGGCGCGTTCAACGTCAGCCGCGAGGCGGC encodes the following:
- a CDS encoding LysR family transcriptional regulator, which codes for MAFDSRLLSGIGVLSAVIEAGTFARAGEAMGLTQPAVSRAVARLEERVGIRIFNRTARAITLTDEGRRFYEAVAPLLAGIEEAAVDAGRSRARVRGRLRVNVDGTFGHYVLAPRIAEFLDRFPELSVEISVRDRMGDLVADGFDVAVRFGIPEPSSYRARLLLETRVLTCASAAYVAHHGEPRHPRDLADGHRCVLIRDPVTGRPFEWVFHRGNEVVPFDAGGRLMVNDTGALLGACLGGAGVAQLLELYARDILADGRLVLLLPEWADETFPLYAYHHASNLVSAKVRVFLDFVRELMA
- a CDS encoding SDR family oxidoreductase, which produces MSTSEKVALVTGSSRGIGAEIARRLARDGFRVVVNYAGSAGPAQEVVDAIVADGGEAVAVQADVADPAATAALFDTAERAFGRVDVVVNSAGVMKLAAIADVDDADFDQIVAINLKGAFNVSREAAKRLRDGGRIVNLSSSVIGMRLPTYGVYIATKAAVEGLTQVLAQEMRGRGISVNAVAPGPVATELFLQGKSPELVDRMAKMNPLERLGQPADIAGVVAFLAGPDGAWVNGQVLRANGGMC